In the Alteromonas sp. M12 genome, one interval contains:
- a CDS encoding TetR/AcrR family transcriptional regulator yields MSQSKSEVKSNCLKVQTKVGRPKSEEKRVNILLAASDLFLSQGFSSTSMDQVAKKAEVSKQTVYSHFSNKDALFTSVIAYKCAQYQLGEEHMRDVEQDPTEALLTYGNQIINLLQDEQSIAMHRVVIGEITTNPRVAELFYIAGPQHGIEILREFFQQNVHLKLDKANAEYWAYTFFNMLKGDFYLSSLLGLPFTKSEAKQTELVTRTVTHIIQMISAEN; encoded by the coding sequence GTGTCGCAATCGAAATCCGAAGTAAAGTCTAATTGTTTGAAAGTACAGACAAAAGTTGGCAGACCTAAAAGCGAAGAGAAGCGCGTTAATATTCTCTTGGCGGCAAGCGATTTATTTCTAAGTCAGGGATTTTCTTCTACGTCAATGGACCAAGTGGCTAAAAAAGCGGAAGTGTCTAAGCAAACGGTCTACTCTCATTTCAGCAATAAAGATGCATTGTTCACATCGGTTATTGCATACAAATGCGCCCAATATCAATTGGGCGAAGAACATATGCGGGATGTTGAGCAGGATCCCACTGAAGCGTTACTAACCTATGGCAACCAGATAATTAACTTGTTACAAGATGAGCAGTCTATCGCCATGCATAGAGTAGTAATCGGTGAGATCACTACCAATCCTCGTGTAGCAGAACTGTTTTATATCGCAGGTCCACAGCACGGAATCGAAATTTTACGCGAATTTTTTCAACAAAATGTACACCTAAAATTAGACAAAGCTAACGCTGAATATTGGGCCTACACATTTTTTAATATGCTAAAAGGTGATTTTTACTTATCCAGCTTGTTGGGTTTACCCTTTACTAAGTCAGAAGCTAAGCAAACTGAATTAGTGACGCGAACGGTTACCCATATCATTCAGATGATCTCAGCTGAAAACTAA